A stretch of DNA from Acanthopagrus latus isolate v.2019 chromosome 7, fAcaLat1.1, whole genome shotgun sequence:
TTTAAAAGTAGGAAATTGATCAATTTAGGGATAACGTGTATCTTTACTGTGTAGTAAAAAGCATATTGGCGGTGAGGTTGTAATCATATGACTGTAATGTAGTCTATAGCCttacattagctttttacttcaaACATTGTAATTTATTGTACACTTCAAAATTGAAATCTGCATCTGGGAAGATAATCTTGCTGAACAAAGTGTGTAAacaaaaacttgtgtttttgccacagagcttattttcgGTGATATTCCATCCAATTTATAAAATCCCACAGCCTTTTTATCAAGGGAACCAGGGTGATCCTTACTCCCGGTTTGACTGCAAAAATGTATCATCCCTACACCACACTATGTAAGATGGGGTCAAAACCTGTTTTGCCAAAGTAATCTGAGTTCTTGATTCAGCAGGTGGAGCTCCTATCCAAGAGAAATCACACGAGGACTTCACTCAGAAAAGTGGTCCAAGAGGTGAGAATTGCTCCTGAATAACATAAACTGTAACAACATCATGATGTCTTTCATTTGGAGTTGGACTGAAGTTACACTTAATTCCTACTTTCTGTTGGTATTAATATTATGGGTGTCAAATTATAGCATTAATTGcgattaattaattacagtCATAATTACcacattttggttttttgttgCCTTAATCTAATTTTTAATCTCTAAGTTTACTGTTTCTGTATGCAAGGTGCCTTTttagaaaatctgtttttatgcaTTGGGCTTCTTGTGCTTGAGTTGTTGGGGTGGAAAACAATGTTCAGTCACACCCTGAAGTGGACATTGATTGGCTGTCATTGTGTTTGGGATGGTTTAGCATAAGCTGAAGTGCAGTTGGGAGGGCAAGGTGAGGAGTGGTGAGTCGCGGAGAGGAGACGTGAAAATGGAGGAGCATGTGAGAGTTGTCGGTCCAATAAATGGGAAATTCCATTTCACAAAAGCCCTGACGGCACCAATGATAAATGTAGAGGGATATGCCTTCTTTGTAAGAAGGACTTTGCTCACCACCAAAGCAGCTCATGTTTATTAGCCTACCACATCAACACAAAGCACCCAGTCGCGAATGCAGccacagctaacgttagcagcgAAAACGTTAGCAATTTAGTGAGCCGTAGCAAAGCTCTTTGCCGAACTAAACTTGAGGACAACACCCTGCCTATGAACAAGTCTGTGACTGACAGGCTGACGAATGTTCTTGCCAAGTGGATAGCGATGAACTGCAGGCCGCTATACATAACAAGAGGTTAACAGAGGTGTTGCAAACTGTGTCCAATGACCCATTATACAATCCACCATGCAGGACTACAGTGACAACCAAAATCAGCAAGATGTATGATGgcgaaaagaaaaacaaacttgagaTTTTGGTGGAGTGTTTCAATGAAAATACCTCAAGATGAGGGCTTTTCTCACAAATCGTTtggtgagattaaaaaaagagatcaaTTAATTATAGATcttaattaaataatttctcaatttttttaatctcttgaCAGCACTAATTAATGTGTTCCATTCTGAAATGAATATAAGGAGTACTCAAGCATCTACCAGGGTTAAGGTTCAACACCATGGCAGAAAGGATGGATAAAATACTGTCTTGTCAGATTTGCACTCTTCTTTAGTCAGTCTTTGACCAGACAAGATgtattatgtaacatttctgcaatgAAATGACTAAAGAGGGTTTGATATATATTTTGGTGAGTTGTATACTTGCATTATCATGAACATTTCCAACAATGTtgaaacccagagaaatccacaagtttactaaaggtcagagtcagagagtgaggaaggaagttagcgaatgtgatgaaatgtaatgtgaataaaactaaaGCATTATCCTGTCAGTAAACATTTATGCAGGAGTTGCATTGGTTGGATATTCAACACAGTGGTGACGGTTGTTTGGGAGAATTTTCCTACGTGTGACTTGCAcgagtgtgtatttgtgccaGAGAGCCAGATTACTTTCCTATACATTAAAGGTAAGCAAAGAGCAAAGGTACACacaaatggtgtgtgtgtgtgttaattcaTGTCAACGGCTCACTAAACTCAGCTGTCAAAAGACTCAAgttatctgtcttttgtttttcccctcttctctgtAACATTGTGTTTACGTTGTCAAGTAATTTTCCCTGCAGcttcagtcagcagtcaacacaTTATAGTTCATCCCTgcagattgctgctgcagtcagattgataaacaggagtgaaggtAAATCCACTTAATCCCAAAGTTTTTGCACACCTTAAGGAGAAGACTGAAGGCAAACAAGTCAGGACTTAACCTGTTTTTCTTGCCAGGTCCCACAGTGCATGTCTTTGATAATTATATTGTTGTACTGTATCCCAAAAGTTGAAGGTCCAGAAGGTGGCTCTGCACccagctctctcctccagagaTTGACAGCTCTCAGCGGCTGAGTAGCAGCTCTGCTCCCTCGCTCCACTCGGCCCTCCCCACACTACACTCTGTTCAACAGCAGAAATTACTTATTCTCTCATTTTATTAATAGTACATTTATTTCAGACAAATTGTCTGTATAGTAATTTGCACttgtttacatattttcatTACTTAAGATTCTTCTGTCAGTTTAGAAAAAGTATGTTGTTCCTTAAGATATGGTAACTAAAGAAGTTTTGTTTGGGAACACATGTGTAAGTAAGAagttttttaaaactgtatCCCCTGCCCTACTAGACACATTTATGCATTATGAAATAGACCTTATGCTATAAAGATTCCTTTTCATCGCTTGGCTTTGGAACAGATCTTTTCAaattgtttcctctctgcagaccTCACATGAGATGATCATCCAGTGTCTTTCCAGAGTAGCCACACATCCTTTTCATGGTATGTCTTCACTGTCCAAGTTGAATTCATCATCTAAAGTGTCTTGGATTATGCAGCTACATTCTGGAAGCATCTGCTTCATctaaaaaattaaatgttgaaatattgtgaaaaataccCATCACACATTCTCCATGGTGGCGTCTTTCAATGTTTTGGTTTGCCCAACCAactaaaacccaaagatattcagtttcaCAATGGCgtaacacagagaaaaagagaaaattctgAAACCAGTGAAAGGCTGCCTTTTTGAAATCATTCTTAGGCGATCCATTTGCAATGCCTACACTACTGTATTTGCCACGTTGTCAATCCCCTGAAAGCTGACGTCACAGGTGTCATGTACtttctgatttaaatgaaacatcttAATATCAAAGGAGTAAAAAGGTTGTTTAGCTGTTCATCTGGTTTGTTTGCAGTTATGTCAGTGCGGTGTATGGCCCAGTTTGTTGGCAGAGAGGTCACGTATGGGTAAGACTAATGCTGCAGAAATGCCTCATGATTTCCCTTAAATAATTAGTTTCTTGACTGTACAACATTGAACAGTCATGACTAAATAAGAAACGGGACAGGTTAAAGTTACAGAAAGATTTCATTgataaatacagtacatgacaTGTTCATTTGTACATTCTGCACATGTTAAAGGAGCTTGTGTCACATTTGCAGGTCGATGTTCAGTTCGATCGTCAAGATTTTTAAGGAGGAAGGAGTCGCTGGATTCTATGTGTGAGCCATACCtatctttttacttttttctcgTTTttaccttgacctttgacctccatcagtctgagcagcattttgtgtgtttgcagtggaTTCGTACCCCATGTGGTGGGAGAGGTTCTCTTCCTGTGGTGTTGTAACCTCCTGGCTCATTTTATTAACACCTACGCTGTAGACGATAGTGTAAGTCTGTCACCTTTTTAGGTGCTAGAGAAGTAAGTGTAAGAAAATCAAGAGTAAACCTAAAAACCTAAACCTAGTGTTCTGCTAACACAATgatttctttattgaaaaatatattGTATACATATAAGAATGAAAcataaacatcaacatgtaCACAAGGAATTGCTGCTTTTTAAACCGGTCACACCTTGAAGAAAGTAATGTCTACCTTCTGTGGGTCAGTCAACTTTTACAGTGTTCAGGGACTAAAGCCACATTGACTTGAGGGATCATTCATTTAGATGCAGTTTTTAATCTTtgcttgtatttgtgttgcAGTTCAGTCAGGCCTTAGCCGTCAGAAGCTACACCAAGTTTGTGATGGGCGTAAGTTCAACATTCAAACTGTGACCCAGAAAGTTTCACATTTGCAGCATTACTGcataataatgtgtgtttgtctctagATTGCAGTGAGTGTTCTAACATATCCGTTCATGCTGGTGGCTGATCTCATGGCCGTCAACAACTGTGGGTGGGTCACTCTTTGCATTAGTACACCCACTAAATGACAATGTACTGTTGATATACATGATTCATTTAACAGGTAGTTATTTCATATAGTATAGCAGCTAAtagagaaaagggaggagggagttAGCAACCTTGAGGACATGATGTTCTGTAGTTACCTATGGATTCAAGTATATTTGGAATGAATTTGTTTAGATTGACCACTTTAAACACAGGATTGTGTTAGTGCTGGGTAATATGTTGTGATAGTCATCCCTTACCATATGACATAATTTCGATACAGAGGAATTCCTtccaaaatattgtgatatttgattttgtcacgCAGTCCTAGCATTTAGTGCTTtagaggagatttcaaaataatgatacatctatactgtatatttcagtATGGGCTGAAAATATCGCCATGTAACACTTTAAACCAGTATTTAGACTTTCAAATTggggaataaaataaatatggtAACTAGAATATTGACACAGTTGAGTAAAGACAAATCCTAATGACTGAAAAAGTTCCTTTTGGTTATAATATACGCTTTATATTGCTGAAATCCAGGCTACACTGCTGACACTGATTGGTTCTTGTTTGTGGTGTCAGCCTTGCTGCAGGtcttcctcctcattctccCATCTTTAAGTCCTGGCTGCACTGCTGGAATCACCTGAGCCACGAGGTAcagtcacactcacacttgATCCTGTGGAAACGCACAACACCTCAGTCTTGTCTCAGGCTGGCCCTAACTTAAGCAAATGTAGTTAGACCACATTAGGCTTGCTTCAGTTGTCGGTGTTAACGGTGTATGtaacatatttacacacacaccgATTATATTACTTGCCCTCATTTTGCTTTCTGCTGACAGTGGACgctacagcagcaacagagccACTGCACAGAGGACCAAGAGTCATGTTTAATTTATCACATTAAGAGATAACAACACCAGTTGAGCACCCAcagtagatagatagatagatggatagatactttattgatcccggaggaaattctttttttctgccaaggGGATGGTCCAAAGAACATTATCCAAAAAAAAGCCCTGCTTTTTCAGAACTAGCCTCATCCAGATCATTTTTAACACAGTCTCTGAGTTGGACCAGTTTTTtgaagacttttattttggattgAAGTTATCAGTATTCAGTACTCTAAAGCATTCAAAATCCATATGTGTCCCCTCCTGTCAGGGCCAGCTCTTCAGAGGATCCAGCTTCTTTTTCCGCCGTGTGCCTGTAATCTCCCTGCCTTCCATCGAGgactgacatcatcatcagccacAGCACCTGTAGGGAtattcttccttctcctcctcacaaacATATCCCAAAGACATGGCCTCCACCACCCTGCCGATCAGCTTTTGCTGCTGTCATCCACACATAGtaggagcagcagagacataGTTCATGGAGTACCAGCAACTTTTTCTTTACAAgagtttcagttcagttcaccACAGTGAGAACAGAGGTGGTTCTCTTCAGAACTATGGGGCAATGTTATGTTCTTGACTGCAGTGACTAAACATTGTGAATCTGCTTCAACTGTAGCAACAGCTACTGAGGATTACGGGTACTGAAGTCATAAATGCTTTCACATAAACTAACATCCTTCTAATACCCTTCTCTCCGAGTGGAAACATTTCCAACTAATGGTCATTACTCATGTACCTATTGTGTTGAGTTTTAACCTTTAAAGAACCGGATCAACCAATTACACCACTACAAAGCACTTATACTGAAATGACAACTAACCATTTTGCAGAACATGGAGGTTTTTTGTTCAGCAAGCCTGGCAGCTGTAGATTTTCATTAATTACTTTACATCTTCACAGCCTATTAAAGGAATATTTAAACTTATTAAAAAACTTAAGTTTATAACTAGTGTTGCTCCAGGAATGTCTGGAGCAAGTGGTTGTGGCTGAAGGGGTgaagcacagcactgtcatcCAGGAGGACAGTGTTAATATCCTGTTGGAATAGATTTTTatactgtaaaaatatacacatatatttcgttgtttgtttgtttgttgatttctaTCACTGTTTAATTTGGTTTAGGCAACTAAAATACAatggcttgcaaaagtattcataCCTCTccaacattttgtcacatttcaacCCCAAACAGGATTTcatgtgatagaccaacacaaagtggcGCATCATATTGGAGTGGCAGGAAAGTGATACCTTTGTTTACAGTATTCAGCCCCATTTACTCTGATACCCCAAATGAAATCCAGGATCACTGTTGAATCCATCATCCAAAAATGGAAAGAGTATGGCTCAACATGGCCATCCATGTAAACTGACAGGCTGGGCAAGGAAAGCATTGATCAGATAAGCTGCCCATGTGAGGCGCATGGTAACTTTGGAAGAactgcagagatccacagctcaggAGGGAGAATCTGTCCACAGGACAACTATCGTGCACTCCACAAATCGGGATTTATGGAAGAGTGGCAAGAAGAAAGACACTGTTGACACAAACCCATGCAGTTTGCGATGAGCCATGTGGGGGGGGACAGCAAACCAAAATGAGACCAACACTTAAGTTTTTGgcctaaatgcaaaacactatggccctcatttatcaatcTTGCGTGAAAACAGGTGCAGATCTGAGCGCAGAATTGGTCGCAGGACAGGACACGtgtgatttatgaaacattCGTATCCGACCAGTTCCAGCTTACGAATGATCAGGTCTTGATAAATGCGGCGGCTGAATTCAATCGTCATTAACATGTTATGCCCTTATATATTCCTGGTTCGGAGGCCTCACCCACTGAGGTCAAACATGGAGAGAAGTAACACTGGCAAGAAGAGAAACTTTTCCGAGGTGGACCTCGGCATCCATCACTAATGCAACGTTGTGCAAAACTGAACAGGCCAAAATAATAGCGCACACTTTCTCCGGGGTCTGGGTTTCCTGCTGGTCCGAGACGGAGCCACCTGCCCTGAAGCAGCGCTCCACTGTGAACCATGTGCGCGCTATTGAATCTGTGTTCCTGCTCTGTCGTGGGGTTATTAGGTATTCCGTTAATTAGTTGTCATGTTAGGCTATTAACCTAACctaatattttatttgacaaaaaagtGGTATCAGTAAAAACGtgggctttttttaaaatcaaaattgttttattttgtgttattcgTTTTAAGAATCTGTTTTGATCTGTTCTAAAAATGTGAATGCTTATGTTTAATGACAGATAAGGTTTGtgtaataattattttcagactCAGCCAGATTTTGCTGTGCTGCACTGCAAATCCACAGACTCAGATTTGCGTACACGGGCTCAGACCTGACGAGAGATCTGATCGTAGCTTCCGCTCATGTCCAGACTGATAAATGCCAAAGTTTGCGTGGAAATGGTCGTACACACGGTTTTCTGCCGTACGTTcgtttgataaatgagggcctATGTGTGGCGGCACatcaccctgaacacaccatcccAACCATGAAAcatggtggcagcatcatgctgtgggaACGCTTTTCTTCTGTAGGGACAGGGAACCTGTTAGAGTCtgcaaaagacttgagactggGACAGAgtttcaccttccagcaggTCAACGAGCCTAAACATACAGCCAGTGGTATGGTTTAGATCAAAGCATATTCATATATTAGAACGGCCCAGTCAATGTCCAGATGTAAATCCAATTGAGAATCTCTGGCAAGACACTCTCTATCTAATCTGACTAAGGTGGTTCTACAAAGTACTGACTGAGGGGGGCTGAATACTTTTGCACGCCACACAGAATATGAAAACCGTGTATCATTTTCctttcactttgtgttggtctgtcacataaaatcccaataaaatacatttacgtTTGTGGTtgtaatgtgacaaaatgtggaaaagtccaagggggatgaatacttttgcaagaCACTGTACTTGATCAGTTTCAGTAAAATGTGCTTTGGGTTTAAAGGTtccatatcataaaaaacacattttctctggtctctacatcgataagctggtcctccctgagcctgccaactcccagaatgaggaaaacaagcgattcctgcatggtctctgcagcccacccactggtaacacggcactcctacaggctgttcagaatctgctcctttcgttacgtaacgaaatgagtcattatcataggccgacctccaTTACGCGGTGATAGGAGttatccgagaggggggcgttcttccctgaggtgaagttcggtgtgtcctgCGGTGAggtagcagtgtttcacaatgtcgtcgctcaaagcTAAACAcgctctgttgttggttgtaaaaatcaacataagtgcctatattctgtcccagctacagaacaacagaagagacagtggttgcgtttcatattttaagacaacgtgccggctacgttttgtgttagcttgtgtgtgtgtgctaatcgcttcacattggactgcttcagtaaggagggtcagtacaaagctggctttgcctcgacactgaccctcgtcaaaggatcagtcccaaccatactggacccagcaactgcacccaagccaccgaaaagtgttgccgcggtttaatagtatttatacttgcctacgagtatggtgaagtcagctggaaatcatcgaactagttagctccactttggtccgctatgcaatggtgtTTGAAGCTAGTTTAATATTAATGgtattacgatggagcttggttgtcacagtaaaaagtctggaaacgtgcagactggagacagacgatgctaacagtgtccatgagtttggagactgaattggagacaaacacagctttcgctagcttcatggtagtaaatgtaacaacacatacatgacagctgtgtgaaattgacaaaaaatagtataatatgggacctttaaatagACCCTTCCACAACATTAAACACTTTTGAAAGGataacttcttcttctttgcaaaGATTGTCTTGGAGCAACATTTACTATGATGTcccagaaacaacacaaacacagtgatatCAGACCATGTTTACAAGAACCTGGTTTTGTTTAAAAGCCTGACTATGCAACATTTGCTCAATAGCACTGACTATTGTCACAAATGGTATTTACAGGTTGTTGACTGACAACAACATTATGTTAACAATACTTAAAATACTGAATAGAAAACT
This window harbors:
- the LOC119022947 gene encoding mitochondrial carrier homolog 1-like isoform X2; amino-acid sequence: MESAENLSEQVVGAEPDAAPTPVDVDTAVLLLGAGVTAITHPLVYVKLLIQVGHEPLPPTVGTTMFGRRVLYLPGFFSYAQYIVKVDGKGGLFRGLSPRIVSSAISTVVRSKVKQVELLSKRNHTRTSLRKVVQETSHEMIIQCLSRVATHPFHVMSVRCMAQFVGREVTYGSMFSSIVKIFKEEGVAGFYVGFVPHVVGEVLFLWCCNLLAHFINTYAVDDSFSQALAVRSYTKFVMGIAVSVLTYPFMLVADLMAVNNCGLAAGLPPHSPIFKSWLHCWNHLSHEGQLFRGSSFFFRRVPVISLPSIED
- the LOC119022947 gene encoding mitochondrial carrier homolog 1-like isoform X1, whose protein sequence is MESAENLSEQVVGAEPDAAPTPVDVDTAVLLLGAGVTAITHPLVYVKLLIQVGHEPLPPTVGTTMFGRRVLYLPGFFSYAQYIVKVDGKGGLFRGLSPRIVSSAISTVVRSKVKQQVELLSKRNHTRTSLRKVVQETSHEMIIQCLSRVATHPFHVMSVRCMAQFVGREVTYGSMFSSIVKIFKEEGVAGFYVGFVPHVVGEVLFLWCCNLLAHFINTYAVDDSFSQALAVRSYTKFVMGIAVSVLTYPFMLVADLMAVNNCGLAAGLPPHSPIFKSWLHCWNHLSHEGQLFRGSSFFFRRVPVISLPSIED